aaacaatataattcattcaaattcatttatgctgatattaatacatacaaaatataatccaTATAACATATCACAACATATATCCAATATAACATCCATaagacaataatatttataactataaggaatttgtaattttgtaattttgtaattttgtaattttattatgtattttataattccaatTATAAGGAATAAGTCAATCAAATGACAAATCCAACAAACCTtccatgtatattttaaagtatattttatatacttatcttatacattttaaaaattatatttctatacttGAAATCATCAgaacaataattaatcgtgTAAAAGTGCcatatcaaattatcaaaacaTATCAAGGAAATATACGatcaataatttgaataattgttgaAACAATAAACTAATGCGATTAACAAATCGATCTTTTTCACAGAATGATCATCCATTCGATCTTTTTGTTAATGGTATCAATCACGCTCGTAATTGCTGAAGAATCTGACAATGTTTTATTCGACAAACGTGCCCCTACGGGACATCAAGAAATGCAAGGGAAACAGAATTCTGCTTCTTTGAACTCTGAAAACTTTGGAATTTTCAAACGTGCGCTCATGGGTTTTCAGGTAGagtagagaaaaattatataaaatttatataaaatatccgttacttattaatattacttcttcgagagaaaattattcaattgttcttctatattcttcaattattcgaGTGTTAATCAAGTACATCTTGCGTGTATATCTGTAGGGTGTGCGTGGAAAGAAAAACTCGATAATCAATGACGTCAAAAATGAACTTTTTCCTGAGGACATTAACAAGCGTGCACCGATGGGTTTTCAAGGCATGAGAGGGAAGAAGGCCTCGTTCGACGATGAATATTACAAACGTGCTCCGATGGGATTTCAAGGAATGAGAGGCAAAAAATCTCTTGAAGAGGTAAGCAAACTTTGAATTTCGAGATCAATCAAGAAATGAAAGGATTTTTGCATAAAGCAAAAAAGAacgtttcccttttttttttttttctatcttcataatgtatttttcaatcaattttcaataatttttcgcgaataaaagaagtaaatttaaaaaaaagaatgaaaagaattttttttttaaaattacatcacTGTTATTCGGATCTTTACAACGTTTTGAAGAAGATTTCaccgttatttaaaaatatcatacaaaatatttcaagtaaatGAATATCTgttattcgtatattttacGAAATGTGCAATCACTTATATAAgcttttttttccatacagATTTTAGAcgagattaaaaagaagacTACGAGATTCCAGGATTCAAGAAGCAAAGACGTGTACTTGATTGATTATCCGGAAGATTATGGAAAGAGAGTATTGTCGATGGATggatatcaaaatattctcgATAAGAAGGACGAATTACTGGGAGAGTGGGAAAAAAGAGCTCCGATGGGATTTTATGGAACGAggggtaaaaaaattattcttgatgCGTTGGAGGAACTTGATAAACGAGGCGTTATGGATTTTCAAATAGtgagtatttaattatttaacaaaaatggaTAAAGTACCAATTCTTCGCGCTTCCATCTTCCATCaacgatattcaaattttatgttatgctttattttattttatctattttttattttattttatttcatttagttATCTTCTGCTAAATATTGTAAACGAATAGATGCTGCGTGTGTATAATCGTGTATGTATTCCGTTCCATATACTGTTTAATCGTGTTTATATTAAACACAGCAAATTTCAAGAGATTTAGGAAAATTTTGCAGGGTTTGCAACGTAAGAAAGATACGACGTTCGACGATTATTTAGATTATGCGATTAATCCGTTTGATTACGAGAAAAGGAGTACGGATTTTCAAGACGTAGAAAGCGGTAGCGAATCCTTTAAACGAGCTCGTATGGGTTTTCATGGGATGAGAGGTAAAAGGGATGCGGCGGGGATTTACGGATCAAATTCAAGTACTGTGGGAACGATTTTTGGTTATCAAGGTACTTACGTAAATCTCGTTATTGTAAAAGTGTttacgattaaataaaatatgcgaGCCATGATATTTCAAACAGATATGAGGAATCGAGGAAGTAATTTTCCTGTATATCAAGTTGAAAAACGATCACCCTTCAGATACCTTGGTGCCCGAGGTAAAAAGAATCCACGATGGGAATTTCGAGGGAAATTCGTAGGAGTGAGAGGCAAAAAATCGTCGTTGCAAACTGTCTTCTAatccattttaataataaaaaaaaaaaaaaaaaaaaaaaaaaaaaaaaaaaaaaaaacatcgaaaAACGAGTATGAATGAAGATTCGTGAATGTTATtaggtattattatataacttggTTAATATCTCTATTCCTCTATCCCcagaataaattcataataatatttggagATAGATCTTTCTGTCgacatttctttatttcagaTACCTATATAATTAGAGGTGATACCATTGATGACAACACAATGGCAacacaacaacaataattattgagTAGTTTTCTTGTTTAAACGTGTATTAAACTTTGTGCTGCTTGGTAGatataagaatagaaaaagtGATCCCTATCAGCGAATTCCTAATTATTGTTGCGAATTGTGAACATTTGTGaaagatattttgattttatatactttcccgaattttatttttaacagaatATTTGTCAACCACGAGCATATGACATATCTCTATTTAAtatgtgttaaaaaaaatataagacaaaactttttttattaacttattttcatcattgttgttgtataacatttctttctttgtacaatatttcattttcttctttctttctttcactcaTGAAAGTATTatgtcaatttataaattatttaaaacatatagaCATATTCTTTTGTGTAAATACATAAACATAAacatagataaaaatagataaaaattatattattatattttttttaaatattaaataaatgatatatatatatattatttaatatatattatatattatatattattatatattatttagcgTCATGATTTAATCATTTACAACGAGTATGTCGAgtacaattttgaaagaaaatgaaatttcataaatagccaatgattatttttgtttataaataaatataatagattgcaataaaaacaaataaagtaaaatcgcaactgttaatatattaatgcttcaaaaataaaagaacattaaatttataattaaatatattttacaaagttGCGATTATACAATAcagtatttttatacattccatatatttatgctattaatattttttgacatatttctcaatattcacattgtatttatttacaaataatttagaaaatatataatataccatttttaatattaatcactgAAGACTTTCTATGTTTCAAAGACTTatctatatttgtaatttgtaaatgTGAAATGAATCTCTGgcaatttaagaaaaagaaataaaatttctttaattttactgtttattttaaagcgtacaatattataaatgctataataattattcaaatttttagtatTCATTAACATATCAAAGAGTGATGAAAAAGAtacatatgttatttatttttcatcaaataaaattatatctatgtatctatgtatatatataaaaataaatgtatataaataaaagcaacaaattgtattaataatttataattaataattttatccattcattctttaaaataataaacaattccaTATTGACAAGTTATTGGAAAATCTTAATTCATCGACTATTTCATAtagattatatcaattatatataaaattatatattatatattaaattatattatttaaaaatattttttccattcttatcaactttttcttattaaatatccatttttacttctttattttcacttaagaagttaaataataagtttatttcttaacgtagaaaagtaaataatagaaatatatgtgaataaaacaatagaatagaaataaataaaatgaaataagtttattttttaacgtagAAAGataaacagaaatatatatgataacgTGATATAAACtacaagtattaaaaaatgcttcttttttataatgctATACGATAAGATACTCTTAAAgagtttcatattataaatgtttttagtgttttattttttattttttctttttcattttttttttttttatattttaattttctcttattatttcttttatattaaattaaaaacaataaatataaaaacaaaaataaaaacaaaacaagatttttataaaaattaattgtcattcattaatatatgtcaaaaaattaattttaaatgattttaattttgaacatattttaggttatgaaattataataaaaaatattaaaatatttgttatattaatatattattaagaaatattacctttatattattaagaaatatacctttaataaaaaattattccaatcatatattttaagactaaagaattttatttaatttaaaattaattaataatcatatcataacagaatataaaattgtgcctaaatattacatttttctacAGTTGGCTAGCTTGCACTGTACTCTTATCATACGCAATGTCGAAAGTAAAACATTTCTAACCTCGATACGTGGATGTCATTcgtaaacataaattttcactGTGGGTAAGTTATGTTaacatatgataaataaaacaaagataaacatatttttaacaaaaatattttatatattatttatacatagtttagtttcaaattatacagaaaatagtgacaaaaaaaaataaatacatatgcaATTCGTaaggaaattttgattaaccatgtatttatttatttttatacatatttatacatatattttacacataTATCTCACTTCACATATTTTGcattcaaaaattgtttgttttaaataataaagaaatttattatatatataatctcaaTCTCTTTCATGATAGATTAAgtgaacatattttaaaatttgtataaaatataaaaaaatcaaattatttaaaaaatttttatcgttttagatttattcgattatataaaataatgagtttccaattatttatatt
This genomic interval from Apis mellifera strain DH4 linkage group LG7, Amel_HAv3.1, whole genome shotgun sequence contains the following:
- the Tk gene encoding tachykinins precursor (The RefSeq protein has 1 substitution compared to this genomic sequence), with translation MIIHSIFLLMVSITLVIAEESDNVLFDKRAPTGHQEMQGKQNSASLNSENFGIFKRALMGFQGVRGKKNSIINDVKNELFPEDINKRAPMGFQGMRGKKASFDDEYYKRAPMGFQGMRGKKSLEEILDEIKKKTTRFQDSRSKDVYLIDYPEDYGKRVLSMDGYQNILDKKDELLGEWEKRAPMGFYGTRGKKIILDALEELDKRGVMDFQIGLQRKKDTTFDDYLDYAINPFDYEKRSTDFQDVESGSESFKRARMGFHGMRGKRDAAGIYGSNSSTVGTIFGYQDMRNRGNNFPVYQVEKRSPFRYLGARGKKNPRWEFRGKFVGVRGKKSSLQTVF
- the Tk gene encoding tachykinins isoform X1; translation: MIIHSIFLLMVSITLVIAEESDNVLFDKRAPTGHQEMQGKQNSASLNSENFGIFKRALMGFQGVRGKKNSIINDVKNELFPEDINKRAPMGFQGMRGKKASFDDEYYKRAPMGFQGMRGKKSLEEILDEIKKKTTRFQDSRSKDVYLIDYPEDYGKRVLSMDGYQNILDKKDELLGEWEKRAPMGFYGTRGKKIILDALEELDKRGVMDFQIGLQRKKDTTFDDYLDYAINPFDYEKRSTDFQDVESGSESFKRARMGFHGMRGKRDAAGIYGSNSSTVGTIFGYQDMRNRGSNFPVYQVEKRSPFRYLGARGKKNPRWEFRGKFVGVRGKKSSLQTVF